In the genome of Terribacillus sp. FSL K6-0262, one region contains:
- the yabA gene encoding DNA replication initiation control protein YabA, producing MNKKEILEHVTQMEEQIGQLYKQLGDVKGHVAELLEENNRLTVENHHLRNRLDGQADQEQKAGSIATPSKEAPIGEGYDNLARLYEEGFHICNVHFGSPRRNEDCLFCLTFLNKNK from the coding sequence GTGAATAAGAAGGAAATATTAGAGCATGTCACACAGATGGAAGAGCAAATCGGACAGCTGTACAAGCAATTGGGTGATGTGAAGGGTCATGTGGCGGAGCTATTGGAAGAGAATAACCGTCTGACGGTAGAAAACCATCATCTGCGCAATCGTCTTGATGGCCAAGCTGATCAGGAACAGAAAGCCGGCAGCATTGCCACACCGTCCAAGGAAGCACCGATTGGCGAAGGGTATGATAACCTGGCACGTTTGTATGAGGAAGGGTTCCATATCTGCAACGTGCACTTCGGCAGTCCGAGACGAAATGAAGATTGCTTGTTCTGTTTGACGTTCTTGAATAAGAATAAATGA
- a CDS encoding stage 0 sporulation family protein, translating into MQVIGVRFKKAGKIYYFDPGTLSIALDDYVIVETVRGVEFGRVVLANKQVDEEDVVLPLKKVIRIATDKDKFSVAENTENAAQAHKICEKKIREHKLEMNLVDVEYTFDRNKVIFYFTADGRVDFRNLVKDLAAVFKTRIELRQIGVRDEAKLLGGIGPCGRMLCCSTFLGDFEPVSIKMAKDQNLSLNPAKISGLCGRLMCCLKYENDEYEEAKRELPDLGEAIRTSYGSGKVVGLNILERLIQIEVPEKERVIEYTLDELIEEGVISTQAMD; encoded by the coding sequence ATGCAAGTCATTGGTGTCCGTTTTAAAAAGGCGGGTAAGATCTATTATTTCGATCCAGGCACACTTTCGATTGCCTTGGACGATTATGTTATTGTAGAGACTGTTCGCGGCGTGGAATTTGGACGAGTTGTGCTTGCAAATAAGCAAGTGGATGAAGAGGATGTTGTCCTTCCTCTGAAAAAAGTCATTCGTATCGCAACAGACAAAGATAAATTCAGCGTAGCTGAGAATACAGAGAATGCTGCGCAAGCACATAAGATTTGTGAGAAAAAGATTCGGGAACATAAGCTTGAAATGAATTTGGTCGACGTCGAATATACATTCGACCGGAACAAGGTCATATTCTACTTCACGGCTGATGGCCGTGTCGATTTCAGGAATCTGGTGAAGGATTTGGCTGCGGTCTTCAAGACACGGATCGAGCTGAGACAGATAGGGGTTCGCGATGAAGCCAAGCTCCTTGGCGGTATTGGTCCATGCGGAAGGATGCTGTGCTGTTCCACCTTCCTGGGGGATTTTGAGCCAGTGTCGATCAAGATGGCAAAGGATCAGAATCTATCGTTGAATCCTGCGAAGATTTCTGGTTTGTGCGGACGGCTGATGTGCTGTTTGAAGTATGAAAATGATGAGTATGAAGAGGCGAAACGTGAGCTTCCGGATTTAGGTGAAGCGATTCGGACTTCTTACGGATCGGGTAAGGTAGTTGGCTTGAACATTTTGGAACGGTTGATTCAGATTGAAGTGCCGGAAAAGGAACGGGTTATCGAGTATACCTTAGATGAACTGATCGAAGAAGGAGTTATCTCAACGCAAGCCATGGATTAA
- the holB gene encoding DNA polymerase III subunit delta', with translation MSNWAEMSTKQPVVSKMLVNSLKRDRISHAYIFQGSRGTGKTALSRLFAKSIFCKHRTGAEPCNDCKDCRRIDSGNHPDLHWIVPDGASIKNDQILQLQKEFSYTGMESDRKVYVMEDADKMTANASNRLLKFLEEPGAQTTAILLTENSQALLQTIQSRCQILALQPLHEGQFEKLLISEGLPQSSARLLSQLTQNYDEAMEISSQEWFAKARKLVVQLVEVLETRPNEALLFIHSQWMPVMKDRELQQLALHLLLLWFKDIIYLYADRPDSIIYIQEKDRLENSLRHWTRQRATDALQSIMEAKRQLDQNVHPALVMEKLTLQMQR, from the coding sequence ATGTCAAATTGGGCTGAAATGTCTACGAAACAGCCTGTTGTCAGTAAGATGCTCGTCAACAGCCTGAAACGCGACCGTATTTCCCATGCCTACATATTCCAAGGGTCGCGCGGAACCGGCAAAACAGCATTGAGCCGCTTGTTTGCCAAGAGTATCTTTTGTAAACATCGCACTGGTGCCGAGCCTTGCAATGACTGCAAGGATTGCCGCCGCATCGATTCGGGCAACCATCCCGATCTCCATTGGATCGTACCAGATGGCGCCTCGATAAAGAATGACCAGATACTCCAGCTGCAAAAGGAATTCTCCTATACAGGGATGGAGTCCGATCGCAAAGTATACGTAATGGAAGATGCAGATAAGATGACAGCCAATGCATCCAATCGCTTGCTTAAGTTCCTTGAGGAGCCTGGGGCCCAAACAACAGCGATCCTATTGACGGAAAACAGTCAGGCGCTGCTTCAGACCATACAATCCAGATGCCAGATACTCGCGCTGCAGCCGCTGCATGAAGGGCAGTTCGAGAAATTGCTCATTTCGGAAGGTCTGCCGCAGTCATCAGCCCGGCTTTTGTCCCAGCTGACGCAGAATTATGATGAAGCAATGGAAATTTCCAGTCAAGAGTGGTTTGCTAAAGCGCGAAAACTAGTGGTACAATTAGTAGAAGTGCTGGAAACCAGGCCTAATGAAGCGCTTTTGTTTATCCATAGTCAATGGATGCCTGTGATGAAGGATCGCGAGCTGCAGCAGCTGGCGTTACATCTGCTATTGTTGTGGTTTAAAGATATAATCTATCTTTATGCTGACAGGCCGGATTCCATTATCTATATACAGGAGAAAGACAGGCTTGAAAACAGCCTTCGCCATTGGACGAGGCAGCGGGCCACGGATGCCCTGCAGTCCATTATGGAAGCGAAACGCCAATTAGACCAGAATGTCCATCCTGCACTAGTCATGGAGAAATTAACACTTCAGATGCAGAGGTGA
- a CDS encoding YaaR family protein, translating into MKIGPDIRAQLDAARKNTSQAPAEPKRFQELVQSQSRKLQGQELQQLITDITKQGERLARTRSFRELALYKRKIKKFMEDVKDNGMELHHEHSWSQHGSRKLTTVRQIDEKLMELTEILMDQEKQQIGVLGLIGEIKGLLFNLYT; encoded by the coding sequence TTGAAAATCGGTCCCGATATACGTGCGCAGCTGGATGCTGCACGTAAGAATACTTCGCAGGCACCAGCCGAGCCCAAAAGATTCCAGGAGCTGGTGCAGTCCCAAAGCAGGAAACTGCAAGGACAGGAATTACAGCAGCTGATCACGGACATCACCAAGCAAGGGGAACGGCTCGCGCGAACACGTTCGTTCCGCGAACTTGCTTTGTATAAACGGAAGATCAAAAAATTCATGGAAGATGTCAAGGATAACGGGATGGAGCTGCATCACGAGCATTCCTGGAGCCAGCACGGATCCCGGAAGCTCACGACTGTCCGGCAGATCGATGAGAAGCTGATGGAGCTGACGGAGATCTTGATGGATCAGGAAAAGCAGCAGATCGGCGTTCTTGGTCTGATCGGAGAGATCAAAGGGCTTCTTTTCAATCTATACACATGA
- a CDS encoding cyclic-di-AMP receptor has translation MKLVLAIIQDKDSNRLTDALGDQNFKTTKLSTTGGFLKAGNTTLMVGCEDDQVDDVLDIIKDNCSQRNQMVAPISPMGGNADSYIPNPVKVEVGGATVFVLPVDSFFKF, from the coding sequence ATGAAACTAGTATTGGCAATCATTCAGGATAAAGACAGCAACAGGCTGACAGATGCACTTGGGGATCAGAATTTCAAAACGACCAAGCTGTCCACGACTGGAGGCTTCCTGAAAGCAGGTAATACAACGCTGATGGTCGGGTGTGAGGATGATCAAGTCGATGATGTACTGGATATCATCAAGGATAATTGCAGTCAGCGCAATCAGATGGTGGCGCCGATATCTCCAATGGGCGGCAATGCAGACTCCTATATCCCGAACCCGGTCAAAGTGGAGGTCGGCGGAGCTACTGTTTTCGTACTGCCTGTCGATTCCTTTTTCAAGTTTTAA
- the tmk gene encoding dTMP kinase: MILTGLFITLEGGEGAGKTSAIPLLAARLEKEGYQVLATREPGGIEIAEAIRAVILDPANTSMDGRTEALLYAAARRQHLVEKVWPALKKGMIVLCDRFVDSSLAYQGYTRGLGMEEVLDINRFAVENTMPDLTLFFDISPEAGLARISENKGREQNRLDLEALSFHESVYEGYQILREQYKHRYVTLDASKPLADVAEDAVQEIMAFLQDKEK; encoded by the coding sequence ATGATTTTGACAGGATTGTTTATTACGCTTGAAGGCGGAGAAGGTGCGGGAAAAACGTCTGCTATACCGCTACTGGCAGCTCGATTGGAAAAAGAGGGCTACCAGGTGCTGGCTACACGTGAACCAGGCGGGATCGAGATAGCAGAGGCGATTCGCGCGGTGATTCTGGATCCAGCCAATACAAGCATGGATGGCCGCACGGAGGCGCTGCTTTATGCAGCTGCAAGAAGACAGCATCTCGTGGAGAAGGTGTGGCCGGCGCTGAAAAAGGGAATGATTGTACTATGCGATCGTTTTGTCGACAGCAGTTTGGCTTACCAAGGCTACACTCGAGGCCTGGGAATGGAAGAAGTATTGGACATCAATCGATTCGCTGTCGAAAATACCATGCCAGATTTGACATTATTTTTTGATATATCCCCAGAAGCAGGATTGGCGCGAATTTCGGAGAATAAAGGTAGGGAACAGAATCGATTGGATTTGGAGGCCTTGTCCTTCCATGAAAGCGTCTATGAGGGATATCAGATTCTTCGGGAGCAGTACAAACACCGCTATGTGACACTCGATGCTTCCAAACCGCTTGCCGACGTGGCAGAAGATGCTGTGCAGGAGATCATGGCTTTTTTGCAGGATAAAGAAAAGTAA